A genome region from Thermomonospora amylolytica includes the following:
- a CDS encoding aldehyde dehydrogenase family protein: protein MSVATESTTFTSLNPATGEVVGEHPIHDEAAVAAAVGRAREAAEWWRELGWKERRLRLLNYKGALTRNLNRVAELVHQETGKPLIDAQLEMVLAITHLDWAARNARKVLGPRNVYPGLAAINQKCVLEYQPLGVVGVIGPWNYPVFTPMGSIAYALAAGNAVVFKPSEYTPGVGLLLAELFGTVVTEKPVFQVVTGLGATGAALARSGVDKIAFTGSGPTARKVMAACAENLTPMVAECGGKDAFIVDADADLEAAADAAVFGAMSNAGQTCVGVERIYVVESVYDEFLGKLADKAKGLRPGFDREADYGPVTMPGQLPIIERHIRDALGKGGKAVVGGPESVREPYVEPVIITDVPDDSAAVCEETFGPTITVHRVRDAEEALEKANRTSYGLAGTIFSGSRSRAMDLARRMRSGMTSINAVIAFASVPALPFGGVGESGFGRIHGADGLREFARAKAITRQRFNLPANVASFSRTDKDMARLLQMVNMLHGKRYK from the coding sequence ATGTCCGTGGCGACGGAGAGCACCACCTTCACATCGCTGAACCCGGCCACCGGTGAGGTCGTCGGGGAGCATCCGATCCACGACGAGGCGGCCGTCGCCGCGGCCGTCGGCCGCGCCCGCGAGGCCGCCGAGTGGTGGCGCGAGCTGGGCTGGAAGGAGCGGCGGCTGCGGCTGCTCAACTACAAGGGCGCGCTGACCCGCAACCTCAACCGGGTCGCCGAGCTGGTCCACCAGGAGACCGGCAAGCCGCTGATCGACGCCCAGCTGGAGATGGTGCTGGCCATCACCCACCTGGACTGGGCCGCCCGCAACGCCCGCAAGGTGCTCGGGCCGCGCAACGTCTACCCGGGGCTGGCCGCCATCAACCAGAAGTGCGTGCTGGAGTACCAGCCGCTCGGCGTGGTCGGCGTGATCGGCCCGTGGAACTACCCGGTCTTCACCCCGATGGGCTCGATCGCGTACGCGCTGGCCGCCGGGAACGCGGTGGTGTTCAAGCCGTCGGAGTACACCCCGGGCGTGGGCCTGCTGCTGGCCGAGCTGTTCGGCACCGTGGTCACCGAGAAGCCGGTGTTCCAGGTGGTGACCGGGCTCGGGGCGACCGGCGCGGCGCTGGCCCGCAGCGGCGTCGACAAGATCGCCTTCACCGGCTCCGGTCCCACCGCCCGCAAGGTGATGGCGGCCTGCGCGGAGAACCTCACCCCCATGGTCGCCGAGTGCGGCGGCAAGGACGCGTTCATCGTCGACGCCGACGCCGACCTCGAGGCGGCGGCCGACGCCGCGGTGTTCGGCGCCATGTCCAACGCCGGGCAGACCTGCGTGGGCGTCGAGCGGATCTACGTGGTGGAGAGCGTCTACGACGAGTTCCTCGGCAAGCTGGCCGACAAGGCCAAGGGGCTGCGGCCCGGGTTCGACCGGGAGGCCGACTACGGCCCGGTCACCATGCCCGGCCAGCTCCCGATCATCGAACGGCACATCAGGGACGCGCTGGGCAAGGGCGGCAAGGCCGTGGTCGGCGGCCCCGAGTCGGTCCGCGAGCCGTACGTCGAGCCGGTCATCATCACCGACGTGCCCGACGACTCGGCGGCGGTCTGCGAGGAGACGTTCGGCCCGACCATCACCGTGCACAGGGTCAGGGACGCCGAGGAGGCGCTGGAGAAGGCCAACCGCACCTCCTACGGGCTGGCCGGGACGATCTTCTCCGGCAGCAGGTCCCGGGCGATGGACCTGGCCCGCCGGATGCGGTCCGGGATGACCTCGATCAACGCGGTCATCGCGTTCGCCTCGGTGCCGGCGCTGCCGTTCGGCGGGGTCGGCGAGTCCGGGTTCGGCCGGATCCACGGGGCGGACGGGCTGCGCGAGTTCGCCCGCGCCAAGGCCATCACCCGGCAGCGGTTCAACCTGCCGGCCAACGTGGCCTCGTTCTCCCGCACGGACAAGGACATGGCCCGGCTGCTGCAGATGGTCAACATGCTGCACGGCAAGCGCTACAAGTGA
- a CDS encoding response regulator transcription factor → MREGLRGMPAAEPDPEVVGEAGGAAEAVAAVGRHEPDVVLMDLRMPGGDGAEATVKTHLLRAFGELGVGDRTAAVTAAMERGILGSPGRP, encoded by the coding sequence GTGCGCGAGGGGCTGCGCGGGATGCCGGCCGCCGAGCCGGACCCGGAGGTGGTCGGCGAGGCGGGCGGCGCGGCCGAGGCGGTGGCGGCGGTGGGCCGGCACGAGCCCGACGTGGTGCTGATGGACCTGCGGATGCCCGGCGGCGACGGGGCGGAGGCCACCGTCAAGACCCATCTGCTGCGGGCGTTCGGCGAGCTCGGGGTGGGCGACCGGACCGCGGCCGTCACCGCGGCCATGGAACGGGGGATCCTCGGCTCCCCGGGACGGCCCTAG
- a CDS encoding site-2 protease family protein — MGTVHELAGGRSAVRPSPVFLGIVGLTVLCGVAAWRQGFYFDDKLSQVAVFGFVLAGWVLSLCLHEFGHAYLAYRSGDHGVATKGYLTLNPLKYGDVTLSFLLPVLFILMGGIGLPGGAVWIDRGRISGRLRHSLISAAGPLANLAFAVALAVAVTNLRSPEHLVFWSALAFLTFLQVTAALLNLLPVPGLDGFGIVEPYLPRRWVAKADEVGGYAFLILLVVLWIPPVNELFFDAVFHVTGLLGVQTEAISDGLTWFRAAIGM, encoded by the coding sequence ATGGGTACGGTGCACGAGCTGGCGGGCGGCCGGTCGGCGGTCAGGCCGAGTCCGGTGTTCCTGGGGATCGTCGGCCTCACCGTGCTCTGCGGGGTCGCCGCCTGGCGGCAGGGCTTCTACTTCGACGACAAGCTCTCCCAGGTCGCGGTGTTCGGGTTCGTGCTGGCGGGCTGGGTCCTGTCGCTGTGCCTGCACGAGTTCGGCCACGCGTACCTCGCCTACCGGTCGGGCGACCACGGCGTCGCCACCAAGGGCTACCTGACGCTGAACCCGCTCAAGTACGGCGACGTCACCCTGTCGTTCCTGCTGCCGGTGCTGTTCATCCTGATGGGCGGCATCGGCCTGCCCGGCGGCGCGGTGTGGATCGACCGGGGCCGCATCTCCGGCCGCCTCCGCCACAGCCTCATCTCGGCGGCCGGTCCCCTGGCGAACCTGGCGTTCGCGGTCGCCCTGGCGGTCGCCGTCACCAACCTGCGCTCCCCCGAGCACCTGGTGTTCTGGTCGGCCCTGGCGTTCCTGACGTTCCTGCAGGTCACCGCCGCCCTGCTGAACCTGCTCCCGGTCCCCGGCCTGGACGGCTTCGGCATCGTGGAGCCCTACCTGCCCCGCCGCTGGGTCGCCAAGGCCGACGAGGTCGGCGGCTACGCGTTCCTGATCCTGCTGGTGGTGCTGTGGATCCCGCCGGTGAACGAGCTGTTCTTCGACGCCGTCTTCCACGTCACCGGCCTGCTGGGCGTCCAGACCGAGGCCATCAGCGACGGCCTGACCTGGTTCCGCGCCGCCATCGGCATGTGA
- a CDS encoding TetR/AcrR family transcriptional regulator, translating to MPPVSTDSTRERIIDAAESCFARYGVAKTTVEDIAAAAGLSRATVYRSVSGGRDELILAVMLREVQRFLDRLADRLRRERSVPDAVVEGIVDAVAHIRGQPHMMQFLVPEAAGHAHAVLTGSAERILGLCRDYVRPYFAAAQRDGRIRAGIEVEGTVEFLFRIITSLIVLERDRDPDDTRNFLRSYVVPVIVGG from the coding sequence ATGCCGCCGGTCAGCACGGACAGCACCCGAGAGCGGATCATCGACGCCGCCGAGAGCTGCTTCGCGCGGTACGGGGTCGCCAAGACCACGGTGGAGGACATCGCGGCGGCGGCCGGCCTGTCCCGCGCCACCGTGTACCGCAGCGTCAGCGGCGGCCGGGACGAGCTGATCCTCGCGGTCATGCTGCGGGAGGTGCAGCGGTTCCTGGACCGGCTGGCGGACCGGCTGCGGCGGGAGAGGTCGGTGCCGGACGCGGTGGTCGAGGGCATCGTGGACGCCGTCGCCCACATCCGGGGACAGCCGCACATGATGCAGTTCCTGGTGCCGGAGGCGGCCGGGCACGCGCACGCGGTGCTGACCGGGTCGGCGGAGCGGATCCTCGGGCTGTGCCGCGACTACGTCCGTCCGTACTTCGCGGCGGCGCAGCGGGACGGCCGGATCCGGGCCGGCATCGAGGTGGAGGGGACGGTGGAGTTCCTGTTCCGGATCATCACCTCGCTGATCGTGCTGGAGCGGGACCGTGACCCGGACGACACCAGGAACTTCCTGCGTTCTTATGTCGTCCCGGTCATCGTGGGCGGATGA
- a CDS encoding LLM class flavin-dependent oxidoreductase, whose product MALKMSCAFATSLDSHEHAKIAEDLGYRRAWFYDSPALYPDVWVQLCRAAERTERIGLGPGVLVPSLRHPMTNAAAIATLVSLAGEDRVAVGVGSGFTGRMALGRRPIPWREVAEYVRTVQALLRGERVTWEGAVIEMLHRPGFGPRRPIEVPFLIGAQGPKGIAVAHELGQGVFGAPMPIPGFEWSAVLTFGTVLAEGRTWGRSGRWRRPAPPCR is encoded by the coding sequence GTGGCCCTGAAGATGTCGTGTGCCTTCGCCACGTCGCTGGACAGCCATGAGCACGCCAAGATCGCCGAGGACCTCGGCTACCGGCGCGCGTGGTTCTACGATTCCCCGGCCCTCTACCCCGACGTGTGGGTGCAGCTGTGCCGGGCGGCGGAGCGGACCGAGCGCATCGGGCTGGGGCCCGGCGTGCTGGTGCCCAGCCTGCGCCATCCCATGACCAACGCCGCCGCCATCGCCACGCTGGTCTCCCTGGCCGGTGAGGACCGGGTCGCCGTCGGCGTGGGGTCCGGCTTCACCGGGCGGATGGCGCTGGGCAGGCGGCCGATCCCCTGGCGGGAGGTGGCCGAGTACGTCCGGACGGTGCAGGCGCTGCTGCGGGGCGAGCGGGTCACCTGGGAGGGCGCGGTGATCGAGATGCTGCACCGGCCGGGATTCGGCCCGCGGCGCCCCATCGAGGTGCCGTTCCTCATCGGCGCCCAGGGGCCCAAGGGGATCGCCGTGGCCCATGAGCTGGGACAGGGCGTCTTCGGCGCGCCCATGCCGATACCGGGCTTCGAGTGGAGCGCCGTGCTGACCTTCGGCACCGTGCTGGCCGAGGGGAGGACCTGGGGTCGGAGCGGGCGCTGGCGGCGGCCGGCGCCGCCGTGTCGGTGA
- a CDS encoding helix-turn-helix domain-containing protein: MAANSYLVETTTTGGVRPRERREFWSEHVTSYHCELDYRYRQSTDFTGGTIRQCSDTYQIVQFWSDEITYARTPGLVRRHPDEDYRFLLPLKGGLVVRQDGNQAELLPGAGSLITLDAPFELLHGSDTRAFIMTIPADEVNGPLNRTSSLAAGLDMSKGLGRVAADMMRGLFEERDTLSAPQFDAVCARLVELLCMLVVGDDRPDVPGHLAEVEAMVRRYVRRHAADPELNGASMARELGWSLRQVQLALHHAGTTPRELIREERLRLVRERLLHPGYRHMTITELAYASGFSSASALSTAFRRRFGMSPREFRREAAGEPAERRRALTG; encoded by the coding sequence GTGGCCGCGAACTCCTACCTGGTGGAAACCACGACGACGGGTGGCGTGCGGCCACGCGAGCGCCGCGAGTTCTGGAGCGAGCACGTCACGTCGTACCACTGCGAACTGGACTACCGGTACCGGCAGAGCACCGATTTCACCGGCGGCACGATCCGCCAGTGCAGCGACACCTACCAGATCGTCCAGTTCTGGTCGGATGAGATCACCTACGCCCGGACCCCCGGCCTGGTGCGCCGCCACCCTGACGAGGACTACCGGTTCCTGCTGCCGCTGAAGGGCGGCCTGGTGGTGCGCCAGGACGGCAACCAGGCCGAACTGCTCCCCGGCGCGGGCAGCCTGATCACCCTGGACGCCCCGTTCGAGTTGCTGCACGGCTCGGACACCCGCGCGTTCATCATGACCATTCCCGCCGACGAGGTGAACGGGCCGCTCAACCGGACCTCCTCGCTGGCCGCCGGGCTGGACATGAGCAAGGGGCTGGGCCGGGTGGCCGCCGACATGATGCGGGGCCTGTTCGAGGAGCGCGACACCCTGTCCGCCCCGCAGTTCGACGCGGTCTGCGCACGGCTGGTGGAGCTGCTGTGCATGCTGGTCGTCGGCGACGACCGCCCCGACGTCCCGGGGCACCTGGCCGAGGTCGAGGCGATGGTGCGCCGGTACGTCCGGCGACACGCGGCCGACCCGGAGCTGAACGGCGCGTCGATGGCCCGGGAGCTGGGCTGGTCGCTGCGGCAGGTCCAGCTCGCCCTGCACCACGCCGGCACCACCCCCCGCGAGCTGATCCGCGAGGAGCGGCTGCGGCTGGTGCGCGAACGGCTGCTGCACCCCGGCTACCGGCACATGACCATCACCGAGCTTGCCTACGCCTCGGGGTTCTCCTCCGCGAGCGCGCTGAGCACCGCGTTCCGGCGGCGCTTCGGGATGAGCCCGCGGGAGTTCCGGCGGGAGGCCGCCGGTGAGCCGGCGGAGCGGCGTCGCGCACTGACCGGGTGA